The sequence TTAGCATCAGAATTATAAAAAATCACATTATAGCTATTATCATAATCTAAGTTTATGCCTTTTGTAATAATTTTAAAAGATTTTATTTTCAAGAGGTTATAAGCATCCCCATTCATTATGTCGTTTAAATCGCTTTGGTTTCTAATAAAATATTTTACAAAAAGGTGATCCCCAGATACAGTAGGAATAAATCTATATGGACCAACTATTTGATTGTTTGATAGCTTAAAAGATATGTAAATTTGGCTAAGAGGTTTGTAAAGAATATCTATAATATGAGATATAAAGGTCGGATTGATATAAATATCCATAAAATCAGCATTTGAGGGCAAATCAACCCATTGATTTAATTCAGTTTTTATACTTGATATTGAAGTCAAATTTAGATCATGACATGAATCTCTTCTTGTAAGAAGACTATACCTATTTCCCTGAATTTCAGTTCTATAACAAGATAATATTGCCATAAAAGTATATGGCTCAGAGAATAAGGGATATCTGTTATCAATATCCTCAAATGTGTAAATTATTTTTTGCAAAGTTATATCGCTTAAAATTTGCTTTGCATTCTGCTCATCAAGATATGGAGTATATGCAGAATAAGCTTGTGGGATAATTTGTGGGGTAAATTTAAAATTATAACCCTGAGCCATCATAAGATCCCAGGGAATTATTGTAACAGATTTATCTCCAATAGTCTGAAGAATCGCTGAATCAATTTTAAATTGGTTACGAATAGCGCTATCTGTTGATTGCTGAAGTTTGATTCTTTCGTGTTTGTTAAAACTTAGATTTATAAAATTAATAATGGATTTAGTACTATTGGCACCGTTAATATTTACTGAACCACCAATTAAATTAAAGCAAAATATAAACAAGAAAATAAAATTTATGAAATTATTTGACAACCTCATTCTTGAATAAAGAAGAATGGTAAATGCTATTACAATTATACAAACTGTAAAAAAGGATAAAGCATGTCCGCCAGCTATACCAGGATCCTGTCTAACAAAACCTTCTTTAAAAACAAGAAATAACAATAATAAAAGTAAAAAAAGTTGAGAAAAAAGAATTTTTTGCTTATTTTTATACGAATTTAAAATTAAATAAATAAAATATAAAAGTGTAGTTATCGCACCAAATGTCTGTAAAATCCTACCATTTAAAAACATTGCTGGAGTATATCCTTTTATTATTTCATATACTCCCATAAAGAGATCAGGTAAATTAGACAAATTTTGTCCAATAAGTAGATAGATAAGTAGAAAAACTAAGATAAATGAAAATAATCCGACAAAGCCTTGAAAGAAATTTTTTTTACTTTTGAAATTATATTCTATTAAAAATGGATATATTAGTAAGAATAATATTGAAAAGGGGATAATGTTAAATTTGATAAGCGAGCTAAATGCGAACAAAGCCCCAGACAAGACATATCTTATCAAAACAATCTTATTATTTTTTATAAAATCGCAATTAAAAGTATCAGCAATTATCAGAGTTGCCATCAGGCAAAGAAGCATTGAGATAGGGATAGAAGATGATACTATGATGCTAATTGCAACTATATATATATATGATGCTATTGAATTGTGAATATTAGAATCTTTGTTCTTAAAAACATATAAATACAAAAAATAAATAAATATTGCACAGAAACTAAGTCTTACAAAAATACTTGTGATAGCTGTTATAAGCCATAACAAATGATTGCTATAAAAATAAGTATTCTCCAAAAAGCCAAGAGGTCCAAAGGTAAATATTATCTCTTTACCCCATTGCAAATTATTTGAAAATGCATATCCAAGAAGCCAGCACCATGATGTGTCTAGAGTATCGCCAGTTGGAGCAAAAACCTTTACAAGATCAGGAATAGTAGTTAAAATAAGAATAAATACAGTTATAATTAAAAAAGTTTTCTTTCTCATTTCTTATAGAAAATTCCTTTCATTATCAATTACTGATTTTTTACAATAATTTTAGATACAATAAAATACTTCGCATACCCCATTTGTGTTCTAAAATTAAATTCTAATTATAACAAATTCCATTGTAATTATAAAAGTAAAAAAATATATAAATTTCCTAAAAAATTAGAAAACAACCTTTACAGGCAGGTAATTAACCCTAAAATTTTCTGGAATGTTTGTTAGTGGCTCTAGCTCAACAACTACAGAAAGTCCATCTTTTGTAAAAGGTGAGACTAAAACAGGCGGAATTTTTTGAGTTTGAGCTTTTAATCCAACAATTCTAGCTTCTATAGATTGGCCATCAGGGAAAATAACCCTGGCTTTTTTATTTAAAACAACATATTTTGATTTATCTGGATCCAAAAATGCTTCTATTCGAATATTATTATCAATTTGTATAGAAATTAGATCACTATCTTTACTTACTAATTCTCCCTCTTTTACAAAATCAAGTGCGATCGTTCCAGATTGAGGAGCCTTTACAATCAAACTTTCCAAAATAGATTTTAACTCATTCAAACGTACGTTATCAGAAATAGGAGGAGTATATGTAACATTATTGCTTTCTAAGCTGGATTTAATTTGAAGATAAGATATCTCTGCAGAATTTAGTTGAGAAAGTGCGTTTGACACCTCAGCGTTTGTAGCCGCACCTTTTTCTCTTAGACTCAATATCTCTTTGTAAGTTTTTAAACGATATTCATAAAGTTCTTTTGCACTTTTCAACATTTCTGGACTGGGTTTTAAAGGTGTCACAGGTTTTACTTGTTGCAAATTACTTGCTAATTCTTTATATTGATTTTCAAGAACTTGATTGTTTATTTTTGCTATAATTTCACCCTTAGAAACTTTTTCACCTGGTTTTTTTATAAATTCTATATACCCATCATATGGCGCCTTAATTGTAATCTGATTGTAAATTAAATAACCTGGAGCATTTATGAAGAATAAATTATAAACAGTCTTGTATATCAAATAACCACCAAAAACGATAAACGGAAGCAAAAATAAAATAAGAACAATTCTAAACCTCCATTTTGAAATAGGTCTTTTTGCAGGGGCATAATTTACTTTTAAAGTATTATATTCATCTGGTGAAGTAGGTGGTTTGCTAAATTTAATTTTCATTTTTTAACCTCCAGAAATCTTCAAGAGATTGAATTGTAATCCCTGAAAAATTGCTTTTTTCTTCAAAAGTCTTATATAAATCTCCCCATCTTAAAAGTGAATTATTAATTCCTATTGTTGCAAAAGTTTCATCCTCGGGTAAAACAGACGTTGGCTCACAAGAAATAGCTACACTAAAATGTAAATTAGGATTTTCTTCCATAATTTTATCTCCAATTTCCACAATTTTATCTGTATTTATGGTATATATCATAAGAATAACTTCGTTTAAACCAGCTTTATTTAGGCTTTCTAATAACTTATGATCTTCGGCATCTTTGTAATTCATAGAAAGTCCAATCGGCAATGTGGTTGAGGCATGAACTTCAGCAATCGTCTTAATTATTCCTTTATTCCAAGAATTCCTATCCTTTTCTGGAAGCTGATTTTTTTCTATGTCTAACTGTATTCCAGAAAAATTAAATTTACTTAATTTATTAATAATGTAAATTAATTTACTTCGATATTTATCCAACACCCAATCAGGATCTCCAAGTAATAATTCTACATTTATATGTCTTTTATTGGCTTCTTGAATAAATTTATTTAGAATATTTGCATCACTTTGGTTTGAAATCACTTGCTTAATCTCTGTATTATTTAAAGATAAAAATATTCGTTTTGTTGATTTTGGAAGTTGTAACCAGAAATTTTTACCTAAAGTTTTATACAATTCTAATCCATTCCAGACATACCAATTCAAATATTCATTGTCTGTATTTCCATTAATAACTTTAGTACTAGTTGCACTAATCTTGTTCTCATTTTTAGAACTGGCAAAAGATATTGAAGTTTTATCAGCAGTATTAGTTGAATCAAAAACATCAATAATTTTCGAAATCAAATTTTCATTACTCCTATCAAAATCGCTACATTTATATATATTATTGCTGAAACCAACCAGACCTAAAATATCTGCCTTTGCTTTAAATAGATCAAGTAAAGCCTCAAGATAGTCATTGGCAGTTTGATATAAATAATATTTTGATTTCATAACATTATAAAAATAATCTCCAGGATCAATTGAACTTCTTAATTTAGCGGTGTTATAACCTGCCAAAGCAGCATCAAACCTATCTCTTGCTGTTTTTAAGTTTTCATATCTTGACTGAAGCCAAAGATAACTGCTATTAGCCGTATCCTTATAAGCCTTTTCTTGATAATCCAATTCTAATTGAGCCTTTTGCACTCTTAATAAATTCTTAGAATATGATACATCCTGCCATTTTTTATCACAAAATGGCATACTAACGGTTAAGGAAGCCATTATATTCCAGCCAGCGCTCCCCTGAAAGCCGCTCTGGACACCGCTTGAAACACTAAGGTTCCCAGAAGAAAATATAGAATTAGTCTCTCTCAATACCTTCTTATAACCTTCAAGTTTTTCAGCATACAATTGAATTTGTGGATTCTTATACATGGAATCTAAGATAAATTGATACGTTATAAAATCCGTATTTAAATTTGGATATACAGGCTGAAAGTTATATAAATTATTTGAAGTAATTAACTTTAAGGCACCAAGTGCATCTTGCGCTTGCTTGAAATAAACAGATTTGTTGCGCTTTACAACAACAAATTCGGTATTGAGCTCTAATCTGTCAGATTCTAAAATTAATCCTACTTTTTGCCTTTCTAACAGTATATCTTTTGTTGATTGTTTATCCTTTAAAAATTCATTAGCTAAATCTAATTGAATTAATCTTATATAATATTCTGAATAAGCATAAATCAGGGATTTACTTGCTTGCCATCTTTTTAAATTAATTTCTGTGGCACTTTGATTTTTCAAAGATTCATTTAAAATTAAATTTTGTTTAAGAGACTGTCTTGTACCAAATAAAGGTATATTTAACCTATATTTGTAGAAAATTCGTTATATCTTTCCTGCAACGGCGTAAGTGTCTCTGTGTAACTATTTGTAACACCGTTTTGTCCTGTTGTAAAAACATTATAAGTAGAAGTTTGCACAGGATTTGAATAGTTGTTATAAGTTACGCTACCAAATAAGGTAGGATAGAGTGCAATTTTATCCAACTCCACCTGCATTTTTGCAATATCATACTCTTTCTTAGCTATTTCAAGATCAGGATTTGCTTCTATTAGATTTTGCATTTGCTCTATCGTAATAATTTGAGCTCTGCAAACATTAGATAAAATAAAAAAACACAAAAAAAATAAAAAAAGGGTAGTTAACTTAATAAAAAAGCAACGAAAGGCCACTATTAAAACCTCCCCTTTCTTAACACCCACCAGGGTGCTATATTTGAATCAAGATGTGATTTGTTGATAATAGAATGGAAAATAGCCAAAGCAGTATTCATTCTCGACACAAATGCAAAAAGAGGAAATAACGGGATATAAAAGAAGTAAACAATATCCTCCTTTAACCTATCAGAAATCAAAAGAAAATATAACAAAAAATATATAGATAAAACTAACAA comes from Thermodesulfobium acidiphilum and encodes:
- a CDS encoding TolC family protein encodes the protein MQNLIEANPDLEIAKKEYDIAKMQVELDKIALYPTLFGSVTYNNYSNPVQTSTYNVFTTGQNGVTNSYTETLTPLQERYNEFSTNIG
- a CDS encoding TolC family protein; its protein translation is MKNQSATEINLKRWQASKSLIYAYSEYYIRLIQLDLANEFLKDKQSTKDILLERQKVGLILESDRLELNTEFVVVKRNKSVYFKQAQDALGALKLITSNNLYNFQPVYPNLNTDFITYQFILDSMYKNPQIQLYAEKLEGYKKVLRETNSIFSSGNLSVSSGVQSGFQGSAGWNIMASLTVSMPFCDKKWQDVSYSKNLLRVQKAQLELDYQEKAYKDTANSSYLWLQSRYENLKTARDRFDAALAGYNTAKLRSSIDPGDYFYNVMKSKYYLYQTANDYLEALLDLFKAKADILGLVGFSNNIYKCSDFDRSNENLISKIIDVFDSTNTADKTSISFASSKNENKISATSTKVINGNTDNEYLNWYVWNGLELYKTLGKNFWLQLPKSTKRIFLSLNNTEIKQVISNQSDANILNKFIQEANKRHINVELLLGDPDWVLDKYRSKLIYIINKLSKFNFSGIQLDIEKNQLPEKDRNSWNKGIIKTIAEVHASTTLPIGLSMNYKDAEDHKLLESLNKAGLNEVILMIYTINTDKIVEIGDKIMEENPNLHFSVAISCEPTSVLPEDETFATIGINNSLLRWGDLYKTFEEKSNFSGITIQSLEDFWRLKNEN
- a CDS encoding HlyD family secretion protein, with the protein product MKIKFSKPPTSPDEYNTLKVNYAPAKRPISKWRFRIVLILFLLPFIVFGGYLIYKTVYNLFFINAPGYLIYNQITIKAPYDGYIEFIKKPGEKVSKGEIIAKINNQVLENQYKELASNLQQVKPVTPLKPSPEMLKSAKELYEYRLKTYKEILSLREKGAATNAEVSNALSQLNSAEISYLQIKSSLESNNVTYTPPISDNVRLNELKSILESLIVKAPQSGTIALDFVKEGELVSKDSDLISIQIDNNIRIEAFLDPDKSKYVVLNKKARVIFPDGQSIEARIVGLKAQTQKIPPVLVSPFTKDGLSVVVELEPLTNIPENFRVNYLPVKVVF